In Pseudoalteromonas sp. MM1, a single window of DNA contains:
- a CDS encoding alkaline phosphatase — translation MNKLTVLSLAVMVALAGCSDDDKDENNILAVDNTIAVGSEQCVNGGVETQTGVDTNGNGVLDSDEVTSSNLVCNAPATSLTSEQLASLTSNAWFSGAQEQLAQAQQASENIVTESGKAKNVILFVGDGMGISTVTAARILAGQLEGGLGEDYQLSFEKMPYSGFVKTYNVDAQTPDSAGTMTAMVSGVKTDVGVIGVDEDIERGNCSTVAGNELVTSLELAEIAGKATGLISTARITHATPAATYAKSADRNWEDNSDMPEGTEACEDIASQLVNFEANLESRYTGIDVDGIDVVMGGGRRHFLPKDEAANSADAVSAVEGDRTDGRNLITEWQTAYPSGTYVMDQTGFDAISDDATKVFGLFNESHMQYEADRANDVAGEPSLSEMTEKAINVLDNNDNGFFLSVEAGRIDHAHHAGNAYNALNDTVEFAKAVQVAMENTNPEETLIVVTADHSHVFTIAGYPKRGNPILGKVVAVGETEPSLAADDMPYTTVGYTNGGGFRDLGDETDADAGYAFAPVTGRVDLTDVETTAPGFHQEALVPLGSETHAGEDVGVYAMGPGAHLVTGTNEQSFLFHVMDFAADLVTTADEKVTP, via the coding sequence ATGAACAAATTAACAGTACTTTCTTTAGCAGTAATGGTCGCGCTAGCAGGTTGCAGTGACGACGACAAAGACGAAAATAATATTCTCGCGGTAGATAACACCATTGCAGTAGGCTCAGAGCAATGTGTTAATGGCGGTGTAGAAACTCAAACCGGCGTAGATACAAACGGCAACGGCGTGCTAGATAGCGACGAAGTTACCTCTTCTAATTTAGTATGTAATGCACCTGCTACATCACTTACCAGCGAACAACTTGCATCTCTAACAAGCAACGCATGGTTTAGCGGGGCACAAGAGCAACTTGCACAAGCGCAGCAAGCCAGTGAAAATATAGTTACCGAGTCGGGCAAAGCAAAAAACGTAATATTATTTGTGGGCGATGGCATGGGTATTTCTACCGTAACAGCTGCGCGAATTTTAGCAGGCCAGCTTGAAGGCGGGTTAGGTGAAGACTACCAGTTAAGCTTTGAAAAAATGCCTTACTCAGGTTTTGTTAAAACCTACAACGTAGATGCACAAACGCCGGATTCAGCAGGGACAATGACGGCAATGGTATCAGGTGTTAAAACTGATGTGGGCGTAATTGGTGTAGATGAAGACATTGAACGCGGTAACTGCTCAACGGTAGCAGGCAACGAACTCGTTACCTCGTTAGAGCTTGCTGAAATAGCGGGTAAAGCAACCGGCCTTATTTCAACCGCACGTATTACCCATGCAACACCTGCAGCAACGTATGCTAAATCGGCTGACCGTAACTGGGAAGATAACTCAGATATGCCAGAGGGCACAGAAGCCTGTGAAGATATTGCATCGCAACTAGTAAACTTTGAAGCCAACTTAGAGTCGCGTTATACGGGTATTGATGTAGATGGCATTGATGTTGTAATGGGCGGCGGACGTCGTCACTTTTTACCAAAAGATGAAGCAGCAAACTCAGCCGATGCAGTAAGCGCAGTAGAAGGCGACCGTACTGATGGCCGCAACCTAATAACCGAGTGGCAAACAGCTTACCCAAGCGGTACATACGTTATGGACCAAACCGGTTTTGATGCAATCAGTGACGATGCCACTAAAGTATTTGGCTTGTTTAACGAATCGCACATGCAATACGAAGCCGACCGCGCAAACGATGTAGCGGGCGAGCCTTCACTTAGCGAAATGACCGAAAAAGCAATCAACGTGCTTGATAACAACGACAATGGCTTTTTCTTATCGGTAGAAGCGGGGCGTATTGACCATGCGCACCATGCGGGTAATGCCTACAATGCCCTAAACGACACCGTAGAGTTTGCAAAAGCTGTGCAAGTGGCAATGGAAAACACCAACCCAGAAGAAACGCTCATAGTGGTTACTGCCGATCACAGCCACGTATTTACTATTGCAGGCTACCCTAAACGTGGTAACCCAATACTAGGTAAAGTTGTTGCCGTAGGGGAAACCGAGCCAAGCCTAGCTGCCGACGATATGCCGTACACCACAGTTGGCTACACCAACGGTGGCGGCTTTAGAGATTTAGGCGATGAAACCGATGCCGATGCAGGTTATGCATTTGCACCTGTTACAGGGCGTGTAGATTTAACCGATGTTGAAACAACTGCACCGGGCTTTCACCAAGAGGCACTTGTACCACTTGGCTCAGAAACTCACGCAGGTGAAGATGTTGGCGTATACGCCATGGGCCCAGGCGCTCATTTAGTAACAGGCACAAATGAGCAAAGCTTTTTATTTCATGTAATGGACTTTGCGGCAGACTTAGTAACTACCGCTGATGAAAAAGTAACGCCGTAA
- a CDS encoding alkaline phosphatase yields the protein MKIKQVAAAVGLTFMLSTASHANVLPQSQTDNDWYTNAQTTLATKTALAQSEQATKAKNVILFVGDGMGVSTLTAARILQGQRAGNLGEEGYLSFEEFPYSAQVKTYNVDAQTPDSAGTMTAMISGVKTDVGVIGVDEDIERGVCSTVSGNELLTATELAEIKGLATGVISTARITHATPAATYAKSADRNWEDISDMPETETACEDIASQLVNFEKNLEARFVGTDVDGLDFVMGGGRRHFLPKDEAANSADALSAVEGDRTDERNLVTEWQTQYPQGTYVMDQAGFDAIADDATKVFGLFNESHMQYEADRANDIAGEPSLSEMTSKAIDVLGKNENGFFLTVESGRIDHAHHAGNAYNALNDTIEFAKAVQAAVDNTNPEETLILVTADHSHVFTIAGYPKRGNPILGQVVAVGETTPSLAADDMPYTTVGYANGLGFRNLVDETDADAAYTTGPVAGRVELTGVDTTNVGFHQEATIPLGSETHAGEDISLHAKGPGAQLAQGVIEQNVVFHLINQALELTQQ from the coding sequence ATGAAAATTAAACAAGTTGCTGCGGCAGTTGGCTTAACGTTTATGTTAAGTACTGCAAGCCATGCCAATGTATTACCACAAAGCCAAACAGACAATGACTGGTATACAAATGCCCAAACCACACTCGCCACAAAAACTGCGCTTGCACAAAGTGAACAAGCAACAAAAGCTAAAAACGTTATTTTGTTTGTAGGCGACGGTATGGGTGTATCTACCCTTACCGCAGCACGTATTTTACAAGGGCAAAGAGCGGGCAACTTAGGTGAAGAAGGTTATTTAAGCTTTGAAGAGTTCCCGTACTCAGCACAAGTAAAAACATACAACGTAGATGCACAAACACCGGATTCTGCAGGCACCATGACCGCGATGATCTCAGGGGTTAAAACCGATGTAGGTGTTATTGGTGTAGACGAAGACATAGAGCGCGGTGTGTGTTCAACTGTCTCGGGTAATGAGCTGTTAACAGCCACAGAGCTTGCCGAGATTAAAGGCCTAGCAACCGGTGTTATTTCAACAGCGCGTATTACCCATGCAACGCCAGCGGCAACCTATGCTAAATCGGCAGACCGTAACTGGGAAGATATCTCAGACATGCCAGAAACCGAAACCGCCTGTGAAGACATTGCCTCGCAATTAGTTAATTTTGAAAAAAACCTAGAAGCACGTTTTGTAGGTACCGACGTAGACGGCCTTGATTTTGTTATGGGTGGCGGACGTCGTCACTTTTTACCAAAAGATGAAGCAGCTAACTCAGCTGATGCACTTAGCGCGGTAGAAGGCGATCGTACTGATGAACGTAACCTAGTTACTGAATGGCAAACTCAATACCCACAAGGTACTTATGTAATGGACCAAGCAGGCTTTGATGCCATTGCTGACGACGCTACTAAAGTATTTGGTTTATTTAACGAATCGCACATGCAATACGAAGCAGACCGCGCAAACGATATTGCCGGCGAGCCATCACTTAGCGAAATGACCAGCAAAGCAATTGACGTATTAGGTAAAAACGAAAACGGCTTTTTCTTAACGGTTGAGTCGGGCCGTATTGACCACGCACACCACGCGGGCAATGCCTACAACGCACTTAACGACACCATAGAATTTGCTAAAGCCGTACAAGCTGCAGTAGATAATACCAACCCAGAAGAAACCCTTATTTTAGTCACCGCCGATCACAGCCACGTATTTACGATTGCTGGCTACCCTAAACGCGGTAACCCAATTTTAGGTCAAGTAGTTGCCGTAGGTGAAACCACACCAAGCCTTGCTGCCGACGATATGCCTTACACCACAGTAGGCTATGCAAATGGCTTAGGGTTTAGAAATTTAGTTGATGAAACAGATGCCGATGCAGCATATACAACTGGCCCAGTTGCTGGACGTGTAGAGCTTACAGGCGTTGATACTACCAATGTTGGCTTTCACCAAGAAGCCACTATCCCGCTTGGCTCAGAAACGCATGCTGGTGAAGATATTTCGCTGCATGCAAAAGGCCCAGGCGCTCAGCTAGCTCAAGGCGTAATTGAGCAAAACGTAGTATTTCATTTAATTAATCAAGCTCTTGAACTAACTCAGCAATAA